A section of the Candidatus Omnitrophota bacterium genome encodes:
- a CDS encoding YbhB/YbcL family Raf kinase inhibitor-like protein encodes MKLTSPAFSHNQSIPKKYTCQGENISPPLKVEGIPPETKSLSLIIDDPDAPGGNFDHWIVFNIPVVSEIKEDAIPGLQGSNDFGKLDYGGPCPPSGTHRYFHKVYALDTMLKLNEGVSKKQVEKAMEGHILEMAELIGLYKKERSF; translated from the coding sequence ATGAAACTAACGAGTCCGGCATTTAGCCACAATCAATCTATTCCAAAGAAATATACCTGCCAAGGCGAGAATATCAGTCCGCCGCTAAAAGTAGAGGGCATTCCTCCGGAAACAAAAAGCTTAAGTTTGATCATTGACGATCCCGACGCGCCCGGAGGAAATTTTGACCATTGGATCGTTTTTAATATTCCGGTAGTAAGCGAGATCAAAGAAGACGCGATTCCCGGCTTACAGGGAAGTAATGATTTTGGAAAGTTGGATTACGGCGGCCCGTGTCCGCCTAGTGGTACGCATCGTTATTTTCATAAGGTTTATGCGCTGGATACCATGTTGAAACTCAACGAAGGTGTTTCCAAGAAACAAGTTGAAAAAGCGATGGAAGGGCATATTCTGGAAATGGCTGAATTGATCGGCTTGTACAAAAAGGAAAGAAGCTTCTAA